The genomic segment TTTTTTTTGCAATTCTCGCCATTTTTTTAGTTTATGCGTAGGCTCTATACATTCACTGGTGTTTCAGAACCTGAAACACATCAAAAAAACATCAAAGATGCAGGTGCAAAATGAAATTTTCACTCATTTTAATTTTCTTAGCTGTTTTCATAATGCCCGGATGCATCACTGCCGTAGATGTGGCCAATATTGGTGTCGGTCTTCTTACAAATCCTGTTGCTACTGTTGTTGGTGTCAGCACAGGCATTGTTGCAGGCACTGTTGCCGGAGCAATTGTTGCTGATTCACCAAGCCCAGATCAAGGAGAACTCCATTCAGGAAAGAAAGCAGATCAAACTGAAATCAATAACCCAAATCAAATAAAAGGAAAGAAAAATGTTGAATAAAAATATCACAGTCAAACTTGCTTTAATTTACGATAAAATTTCAGAGGCTTTTCAAAAAAGAAACAAAGGTGTGATTCTGATAATTATTTATACCATATTATCGGGATTGCACTCCATCTGCACCGGTCTTTTGTATCTGTTCATGTTTCAACTGCCCGCCCATGTTGCAGGTCTGCTTTTCCTGTCATTCCTGCTGGGATGTACCGGCCTGATTTCATCATGGGGAATGTGGATGTACAGGAAATGGGGGCTGAATCTGACAAAGATGATCTATACTCTTCTGATTCCCATGACCTGTATTGTTATGGTGTCCGGCAAATATGGTACTTCAGGCCCGGCTGTTGTATGGCAGGTATTTGAAACAGGCTTTGCTCTCTGGATATTGCTTTATCTCATGAAGCCGGAAATTAAAAAAGCTTTCAGGTAAATTTATTTCTCATCTTTTTGACTCTTAATCGCCAAAAAATCCTACCTCTTATAATAGTAACAGAAATATCTAAATACCCCAATCAAACATATAGTTCAGATATTTTTTAAATAAAAAGAAATATACTGGGTGTCATATTTCCCCTTTTTGTTACATAAACATACGTCACAGAAGGGGATAAAATGGAAGACACAAAGATACTTTTGGGGAAAAGAATACGGAATTTACGAAAAGAAAGCGGAATTTCTCAGGAAGGTTTAGCCGAACAGACAGATATAAGTGCAAAGTATTTAGGCCAAATAGAAAGAGGTCTTGCAAACCTGTCTATTGATAAAGCGATTAAAATTTCCAAAGCCCTAAAGATTG from the Desulfonema limicola genome contains:
- a CDS encoding helix-turn-helix domain-containing protein → MEDTKILLGKRIRNLRKESGISQEGLAEQTDISAKYLGQIERGLANLSIDKAIKISKALKIDLSELFDFKYEHSRKELKQQLNSLFDDAKDKDIKKIVKVVKYLLK